The proteins below are encoded in one region of Triticum aestivum cultivar Chinese Spring chromosome 1B, IWGSC CS RefSeq v2.1, whole genome shotgun sequence:
- the LOC123139823 gene encoding 2-oxoglutarate-dependent dioxygenase 11 produces MEIDADLVVTRAEITDAAAATFADSTVIPDRYARPDEVGDGVVVGDEESHELPLVDMARLLDSESSEAEAAKLGSACRDWGFFQLTNHGLDESAVQDMKNNAVQFFRLPLEKKNAVAIEAGRLEGFGHHFAGASCDKLDWAESLILATQENEQTNMELWPADPPTFRDALEKYSLEMSSLARRLLRFMASDIGVEREALDGAFRGKRQTVAMHHYPPCRHPDKVIGITPHHDGLGLALLLHVDDTPGLQVRRGGRWFPLDPLPGALVVNVGDILQVLTNGKYRSAEHRVLVDAERGRTTVVMFQGASVAGTVRPLPGLGEARYRAIEYGEYVKGNFRALVEGTRFVDSLQTDVAQDEKEI; encoded by the exons ATGGAGATCGACGCCGACCTCGTCGTCACCAGGGCCGAGATCACGGACGCCGCGGCGGCCACGTTCGCGGACTCAACAGTGATCCCCGACAGGTACGCCCGGCCGGACGAGGTCGGGGACGGGGTCGTGGTGGGCGACGAGGAGAGCCACGAGCTGCCGCTCGTAGACATGGCGAGGCTGCTCGACTCGGAGTCCTCTGAGGCGGAGGCGGCCAAGCTTGGCTCTGCATGTCGAGACTGGGGCTTCTTCCAG CTAACAAACCATGGACTCGACGAATCAGCTGTACAAGACATGAAGAATAACGCTGTGCAGTTCTTCCGCTTGCCACTGGAGAAGAAGAACGCCGTGGCCATCGAGGCCGGCCGTTTGGAAGGGTTTGGGCACCACTTCGCCGGAGCATCCTGCGACAAACTGGACTGGGCAGAGAGCCTGATACTCGCGACGCAAGAGAACGAGCAGACGAACATGGAGCTCTGGCCCGCCGATCCGCCAACATTTAG GGATGCACTTGAGAAGTACTCGCTCGAGATGTCTAGTCTCGCGAGGCGCCTCCTGAGGTTCATGGCGAGCGACATCGGAGTGGAGCGGGAGGCGCTCGACGGGGCCTTCCGGGGCAAGAGGCAGACCGTGGCCATGCACCACTACCCTCCATGCCGGCACCCGGACAAGGTGATAGGCATCACGCCGCACCATGACGGCCTCGGCCTGGCCCTCCTGCTGCACGTGGACGACACCCCGGGCCTGCAGGTGAGGAGGGGCGGCAGGTGGTTCCCGCTGGATCCGCTGCCGGGCGCCCTCGTCGTCAACGTCGGCGACATCCTCCAGGTGCTCACCAACGGCAAGTACAGGAGCGCCGAGCATAGGGTGTTGGTGGACGCCGAGAGAGGCCGGACGACCGTGGTGATGTTCCAGGGCGCGTCCGTCGCCGGGACGGTGAGGCCGCTCCCGGGGCTCGGCGAGGCCAGGTACAGGGCGATCGAGTATGGTGAGTATGTCAAGGGGAATTTCAGGGCGCTCGTTGAAGGGACCAGGTTCGTGGATAGTCTCCAGACCGATGTAGCGCAGGATGAGAAGGAAATCTAA
- the LOC123139827 gene encoding TLC domain-containing protein 4 gives MDVPAAPAMAFKAYKYKEVLVRDYLLADSYAPYAAVLGGILMCKLAYDFTRIISSFNFKGYASLNNMQKIEWNNRGMSTVHAIFITVMSIYLVFFSGMFSDQLDGPVTVRSSSLSSFTLGVSIGYFITDIAMIYWLYPALGGMEYVIHHMLSLMSTMYAMLSGEAHVYIYMGLITETTTPGINLRWFLDVAGMKNSKAYLVNGVAMVVTWLVARIILFMYLFYHMFVHYDQIKKMNTFGYFLVLIAPCIIFVMNVLWFSKILKGLKKTMAKRHAE, from the exons ATGGATGTGCCTGCGGCTCCAGCCATGGCATTTAAAGCCTACAAGTACAAAGAGGTTCTTGTTAGGGACTACCTGCTGGCAGACTCGTATGCTCCATACGCTGCTGTGCTCGGGGGAATCCTGATGTGCAAATTG GCCTACGATTTCACGCGCATTATCAGTTCATTTAACTTCAAAGGTTATGCTTCTCTTAACAATATGCAGAAGATCGAATGGAACAACAG GGGCATGTCCACTGTCCATGCAATATTCATTACAGTTATGTCAATATACCTAGTGTTCTTCTCGGGCATGTTTTCTGACCAGCTGGACGGACCAGTAACAGTTAGGAGTTCAAGCCTCTCCAGTTTTACATTAGGG GTCTCTATTGGGTATTTCATTACAGACATTGCCATGATATATTGGCTTTACCCTGCCCTTGGTGGAATGGAGTAT GTTATCCACCACATGCTGTCACTTATGTCTACTATGTACGCTATGCTTTCTGGGGAAGCGCATGTATACATATACATGGGTCTCATCACTGAGACTACAACGCCAGGAATCAATCTAAGATG GTTCCTTGATGTTGCTGGAATGAAGAACTCCAAAGCTTACCTTGTTAACGGAGTTGCAATGGTTGTTACTTGGCTG GTTGCAAGGATAATTCTGTTCATGTACTTGTTCTATCACATGTTTGTACATTATGATCAG ATTAAGAAGATGAACACCTTCGGCTATTTTCTGGTACTTATTGCGCCTTGCATAATCTTCGTGATGAATGTGCTTTGGTTCTCCAAGATCCTAAAAGGCCTCAAGAAGACGATGGCCAAGAGGCATGCTGAGTAG